In the Arachis hypogaea cultivar Tifrunner chromosome 20, arahy.Tifrunner.gnm2.J5K5, whole genome shotgun sequence genome, TTCATGTTAGACTGTGAAATTAGGCTCCTTTTTTCCTGTGGAGCAAATACATTGAATCCCAAAATCGAATTTTCATTTTGGACCGTCCATTGTCACAGAGACTTTGGTCAAAAAGGAATATATATATCCTACGCATTTACTTATCGTTGTGCAAAGGAAAGTCCACACAAGCAATTAGACTTGATTCTTGAAATTATATCCATAGATTTCATTTTATGGATTTATTAATATGTTGGTGTGTTGATATATTCGTAGTCCACtagagattaaaaaaaaattgaaagtagAATCTGATTCTAGATATGTCTCATCCCATAAAAGGAATACAATGCAATACATATAGCACCACACTGCATTTAATTTAACAATGTCACATCCAATTTGAGGTCATATTGTATGTCTTCTTTCTTGTCAAGTTCTTAACATTGTGCAAATCTCAAAATCATTATCATCTCGATGGCAAGTAGAAGAGCAAGATGCATGCAGTGTGGAAGGCCTGTGGTGGTGCCAATGCAAGCCTATAATGTTTACATTCTGTGTTCTGGCTGCCAAGGCTATCCACAAGTCCAACCCAACTACCCTTTACTCAACAGCACTCCTTCCTTCATCAATTTTGCTCCTGGATTTTCGAGGCCTTACCCGCTGCCGCCTTCTCCTGCTTCTGCATATGGTAACAAGAGAGCTGTGTTGTTTGGTATTAGCTATGCTAAGCAAAATAACAGGATCAAAGGCGCTGTGAATGATGCTCACTGCATGAAGTACTTTCTCATTGACAAGTTGGGTTTCCCTACTGATTCCATTCGCATGCTCACAGGTACCTACTACAATAATAGCATGCCACTGTTGTAAACTAGATAAATGCACTTTAGACATGTCAAATGTTTCATATCTTAAAAGGCTGCTGCTGATCTTGTTAATTTGTTATGATTTTTACATGTTTTATGTTATGTCCTCTGGTTTGATGATTATAGTTCAAACTAGGCAATATAAATAAGGCCTAAATCCAATAAGCATGATATATGGTTGGATGTGAAATCGGCTTATTAACAATTGAGCCTAGCTTTTTAGGGATCAAGCTTAATTTACTAAACACTTACAAGAAGGGTGATTTGAACTTAGTAAGCTTATTtattgttagagatataattattcatgtgCTGTTGTGCAGATGATCCAGAAGAGAGAAACCCTCTAAGAATTCCAACAATGCACAACATGAGAATGGCGATGAGGTGGTTGGTGGAAGGCTGCCGGGCAGGGGACTCATTGGTGTTCTACTACTCCGGACACGGATCGAGGGTAGTGGACCGTAACATGGATGAGGTTGATGGGTATGATGAAGCAATCTGCCCTGTTGATTATGAGCATGAGGGCAAGATAATTGATGATGAGATCAATGCAACAATCGTCCGCCCTCTGCCACGTGGCGCCAAGCTCCACGCCCTTGTTGATACATGCTTTAGCGGCACTGTTCTTGATTTACCCTTCATGTGCAGGATGAACCGGTTAGTTAGTAAGTTACACTTTTACAtcagcataaaaaaaaaaaaaaaaaaaaaaaaacagaaagttGAGATTAATTTGTATTATTTAAACAGAAAAGGTTATTATGGATGGGAAGATCACAGAAGCCGGAGAGGTGCATACAAAGGCACAAATGGAGGAGTAGCTGTTTGCATTTCGGCTTGTGATGATGATGGAAGTGCGGCAGATACATCGGTTAGTATGTAATAAACAAGATAAATAGTCACATGCAGTTGTTTTTGTCTTTACATAAAGTTGATAGTTTAGAGATTGTTAGATAACAATTTAGTCAAACATATTAAACTATCGAGTTTTAACAGTTGTTCACTTTTTAATTACCGTTAAAAACTAAAAGAGAAGTTGATTAGGCATTTAGCGGCATGGAAAGTAGTGGAGCGTTGACTTACAGTTTCATTCAAGCCATGCAAGATGAAGCTAAACTCACTTATGGCCGCTTGCTGAATGCTATGCGCTCCACCATCCGTGACGCTAAGGAAGGACAGTTTGGTCCTAACTACCAAGATTATGCCGCCATGGAATCTCGCCTGCAATATGCTCATGTAATATAATCAACTCTCATCTACCTATTTATTTATGCCTTTCTCTTGTAGTTAACAACTTGAATCTTGATCCTATGCAGGAGCCACAGATATCGTCATCTGAAAAGTTTGATATTTATTCGAAGCCTATTTTAATGTGAAGGTGGCTGCTTTGTTACTTGTTACTTGTTACTTATGCCTTCAAACAGAAACAGGGCAACTATACTATAACCGTAATAACCGTTGCCTCACTCCACGTGTATACTCATTaataaggatattgtactcttcaACTATGTGGCTTCTCTAATCCTCAATAACTTGCTAATCCAATTCCTTGGGAGCATAGGAACAAAGTATCAACATTTATATTAGAGTAAACGTTAAATAGCTTCTGATTCTTTATACAAATAAGTGttcgattaattaaaaatataaaatattttttattttttaaaacacgagatatttaagttttttttggaGAATCGatttattcttatatattttggacaaaaagacttaaatatcttatattttaaaaaattaaggatatttttatatttttaatgataaGAGACTTATATTTTTTCGAATTAAAATGTTaggaatctttttttttttaattaatgaggcttatgtatttttttttcctttttacggataaattagtatttttatctgTAACAACATTACGAAAATATAGATCTTTTAAATTATGTCAGTTTTGTCATGACATTATAGATTAtggcacaaaaaatttataaaatcaaattatttttacaaaaatttatcGTAAAGGACAAAAGTTTCCATCGGTTAAGAAGACCAGAGTCTTcgtatagataaaaaaaaatcaaataatgagattttaagttattatttttatgtaaaagagtttgattttttattaataattaattttaagattcattatctaaaatttaaaagaatttaatatgtatatttttaCATTTGATTAAGTGTTAAGTCTGTTgtataaatagaaataattaatttttatatttgctatttaaaaataatattttttctctgtatgtatataaaaatataattagatattagcataaaaaaatttatattgatagttataaaattaacttaaaaattatttttttaaaaataattaaatcttgattctaacttttaatcacaatattagtattctttttaaattatatgtaataaatatttaaaagaagagaagtgaaaatatagattaaaaagctaagtagtaaaaatttaaaactaaataaaatatacatataataataatatttttaatttgaattatattatcttattaattttattttttgtagaacagaaatatagagaaaatagagaataaGAGAAAAGCAagagaaagataaataagaagaataagagaggaagtttgttaattttggaaagaagaattttattttaattgtaataaaaaatatctaatgacACATTTTggtttatcaaattattaatataaaatataaattataaattatatatagagtagaaagagtagagagaaataggaaaaaagaaagaGGTAGATAAAAGACTGTAAAAAGAGAGTTTATTAATTGTggaggaaaatattttttttaattttaataaaaaagtgtCATATAACACATTttgtttattaaattagttagtaatatataagatataatatagttatattttaatttcaattttaatattttaatttaatttaaatgtaattaaaaaacgtcataatatatattttgatggtcaaatttataattactcattgataatgatatttaCGAACGATAGAGTGGGTGAAGGAATAAGAGAgatagaaaaaggaaaaggaaagaaggGAGAATCTTGCCAATgaattatagctcaaatgacataatctctccatactcatttaagaggttgcgggttcgagtatcctatctttggtaaaaaaaaaagggagaactttttaattttgagaaaaaaaattaatttcaaatgtaataaaaaataacatgtgagacattttaattgtaaaattaataatttataatagattaatttaaGTGAAACTTACATAATCATACTTTTATTTGAAACTTAACGCTAAGTAGTTGAGAATTGACACAAGAGTAATAAGACAAGtagttaaaaaaatttactacGGATTTATAGGGTCTTAAGAAAAAATAGTATtaagttgttaaaaaaaatttataattaaaatataaatcctaAGAAAAAAAGATGCCATAtaaattcctaaaaatttgaaatattgtATTTTTTAGACCAATGGAAAGTTGTAATATTATACATAATTAATTCTATTATTAcaattttaaaaacttatttgataatattattttttcgttCAAAATATATGTAAAATTGTAAAAGCAAAATAATTTGGTTATGAGTTTAAATTTAGTGTTTGAGTTTAAAATGGGTGCAGTGTGTATTTACAGATTGGTGGGTATCAGAATGCACTTTCAACATGCGGGGGACGTGTTGCATGCAGACTGCAACACATGGGGAGCGTGCTGAGTCAGCACATGGGTGGACGTGAATACCACTTGATGAAGTCTGGTTGCACGAGACTGCAACACATGAGGGGGCGTGCTGAGTTAGCATATGGGTGGGCGTGAAGTCTGGTTGCATGAGTCTGCAACACATGGGGGCGTGCTGAGTCAGCACGGGGGGAGGGCGTGTTATACGTGTCGAAGGCTGGTTGGTTGGTGATGCAACACGGGGGTGGGTGTGCTGAGTGCTTCATCTATATAAGGCAAAGTCAGGTACCATTTTCATTGCGAGGAAGAGTGTTCTTTGAGTGTGTTGCTAGTGTAATGGAGGGTACCGCAAACGTGATAGTGTATCGCAATGGCGAGATTATACGAAATACTCATGAAGGAGTGAGGTTTGTGTGTCAGAATCCATTTTCGTTTGTGGTTCCATGCACCATGATGTTCATCGAGCTTCAAAACGGTCTCTGTCAAAGCATGGAGAACAGTATATTGATGAGAGTGAGCAGTATATTGTACCGGAATCCGATTATAAtttttggtggtctaatacagtttgataTCATGCCGATCATTGATGAAGAGAGTATGCAGAATATATTCCAAATTCACCGGCAGACTCAAATGCGACAGCCACAGATTgagctgtatgttgagtttgaagacGTAGAGACAGATGAGATTCAAAATGATTTAGATATAGAGGATGATAGAGCTACAGTGTACGAAGGAATGAACAGTGACATCGAAGAGGACTTCGAAGTAGGGATGTCAACGGGGCAGGGCGGcggcgggggatgcctccctgctccccatccccgccctcAGATTTGCTCTCCATCCCTGTCTCCATTCCCTGCTGTGGGGGAATATTGCTCTCCATCCCCATTCCCCACAGGGCTCCATTCTCCGCGGGGACCCCATTCCCTATCTacataatagttctaactaattattaattttcatatgaatagagttgcaagtatctatcttatacaaaaactgcaagattttatacaaaaagtctaaatgacacgatggtgacttctttcgaaatgacACAATGGGGGGACGCAACGACGAGACTACAAGAAAAAGTAATagttgtaacaaaaaaaattgttacaaaaaatcgaaattttgaaacaaaaagattttgtaacaaaaaaagggggccgttgcagtatgtcccgttacaaaaagtttttgtaacaaaaaatgaaactgttacaattcaaagtgatATTTCGTAACAAATTTTTCTAATACAAAAAAACCAGAAgtcgttacaaaagtggtaacaaattttgatattCAAGCTATTTTTGGTGACaatctattttttcctatcataaaattttgttacaaaacgtaacttgattttgtaacatttttttctttagttacaaaagtaaaataattattttgtaataatttttttaatacaaattgcatgcataatttactaaattatttttttaattaactaatatattaactattttactaagcaagtctacatttatataatatgtaaaaacatacataattcaaacatGCCTTATTTATCTAAcattgttttaaaacaaaataacattagtgagtatattgattagttctacaagttatatgtcttgcacaagttcaaccaaaagttaaaagttctaacgtagattagtgtctctatgaatcaaaatattcttaagccctcaaggtagcatatggtcaccatttcagcactcttataaataagaaaaaccgaaacaaaaaGTTAGGTGCATAGTCAAAAGTTCCTTAAGTTCAAAAAGTTTCCAAATTTTTAAAACAAGCAAGTTTGTATTTACTTCTCAACAATTCAAAATGCCAAAATAAGTGATACACATGTATGTATAGAGCACATAACTAAGTAAATAtcaatcacaagtaaatggaataaattaaaacaatttgGTGTTGACTAAGTTAAAAACATAAAGAAACATGTAAGCCAAAGAACATTCAAACACCAAATTCCAATGAAGCATAAAAGCCATAAGGTTGAGACAAGACTTGAAAAATTCATGCCCTATATAACTTAAGGTAAGTTaggcatgaataaaataaatcaaattagccACATTAGTAGAAAGAAATCTTCAACCTTGTGAGAGCATGCAAAAGAGGctcttttttaaaaagaattttaagttCGTGGTCAATTTGAAAATTCACTTAAACTATTCAATGCATAGGAGtaatttagtatgaaaaaaatgTTAAAGGCATGACCACAACTTGCAAAGAAATCAGAAATTATGTAGCAAACAAGGGTCTATTTTGACACAGAAATTCGTCAAATAGAACTTGTTtgctcaaacaacacaatgcAGTTTAATTGATCAACCAAATAGGACAACAACCAAATAGTAAATAACAAAACTCGAAACTTCTAGCTTCCAACAACCAAAACAGTGAAGCACTTAGCCGGATAATCAATCAATTGAGCTTAGCAACAGTTGAAAactaaaaacaattaaatatcaactcaatcaattaattgaatcaaagatgaatattgaaaatagattaaaataaattttggcagcatttcagcagtaaattTACCTATTTCCCAATTTCaatcaatcaattcaaatttcatatgaattctttgacagttaaaaatacaaaaaatcataatgAATTCATAAGAAGCAAGTAAATAAGCAAATTCCAGCAAGAAAACATGAGGAAACAATTAAAACCAATCCAACCAGCAAGAAGCAGAGCAGCACTCAGCAGAACAGCAATCAATGGCCCATCATACAGTACCCAAAACATTAAAATGAACAAAGGTAATGGATTCAGGCAACATTCTATTCATTGAAGTCAATAACCATTACACTTGCAAGCAGCAGGGGCACAGCAGTTTATCCATTAATTCAACAAAAAATCAATCAAGCCAAACTAAACGATTTCAGCAACAGATTTATCAATAAAACCAATCTCGATTCAGCAACCATCATCTATTCCAACACAAACAACAATAACTCAGCAACATTTCCTTTCTCATTGAATTTAAGAATCATTTAACAAGCAAACAATGAGGGGAGAAAATCAACAACAACCAACAGCAAGTATAGAGCAGTAATaacaaattaatgtgagaaattATTCAACAACAAATGCACACATAATGCAATCACTATAAACACAAGTAACTATTCGAAAGGTATTTATGTCATTTCCAACAACATATTACATCAATTGAAACTATAATAACATTAAATGAATTCAAGGACTGAAGCCATAAACAATTAACTTTAGAATCAGAAGTTCAGATCTTAACaccataattaaattatttacccTAAAAACAGGCACTATTGAGAAGGATTTGCAGCTGCGTTTGACACAATCACATCTATATTTCCACACTTATGTAATGTTCAACAGCATATTCAACAGCATtcaaacaaattttaataaaGGATAATGCATTcgataaaaatgaataaaaaagggtgacctgtgcggttttttgaatcaaatccttTCTCTGTTGATCGTTGGAGACATGGCAAATAAGGGCCAAAACTTCAGTTCCTTTAGCCCTAAGTTTCTCTGCAGCCTCTTCAACATTTTGCTGTATAAACAAGAAAATTGAGTAATGAATATAATTAATTGGAgacaaagaggaagagaaagggaaaaggaccTGCTTTCGAGAAGAGATGACGACGGAAGCACCTTTCAAGCCCAGCCTTTCAGCTATGGCGAAGCCGGTTCCAGACGGCAGAGGCGATATGGAGCACTGGGGGGTTCAGCCAGCAGCGGCGGTGGCTCCTCGTCTTCCCCTCTGTTCGCATTCCCTCACCCTCAGACCATATCGGCGGCGACTGGGTTCATCAACGACGGCGTCAACGAAGGGAATCGGCGATGACGAAGACGGCCCGGACCGCGGCAGTGACGCGACGCTTCTCCTCACGACGGCTTCCTCCTCGCGCGATTCTGACAGCAGCTCGTGGACGGACCGAACGGCGGCGGCACAGGGATGGCGGCAACAGCGCGgccttctcctccttctccttccttGGCTTGAACCTCTCTCTTCTCTGCGCGACACGACGGCGCGGCGGCAGTGACGCCCGCCGGCGCCGTCCTCACTCTCCCTTCCCCTTCTTCCTGTGAATCCCTCTCCTCTCTACCCTTTCTGTTTCTTGAGTTCGGTGCTATTGTGTGTGAATGTTTCAAGCTTGATGAGTTTGTTGAGGGCGTTTAAGTTTGGGAGATGAGTGAGGGTGGATTAGGGTTTGGAGTAAAAATAGGTCAGGGgtagttttgtaatttcaaataaaagtggggataatatagtaattaagaATAAACTTTactccaacaataataatgtataaaaatactatttgttcatcaatttaacaaattactttcaataaaatattcaaatccaaaaattaaaaataaataattaatttttctattttccaaagcagcaatattaatattttaaatattaattatttagtccaaatcatataaaattcttattatttcataattatcaaatttataatttaaatatagaaaataatccaataattgtaaaattggataataattctaatttattttaaattcaattaatcaaaacttgctctaattatctttaagaaaataatttctgaaattaagactataaataactatatgatttgagacttgatcataataagatttttcaaaagtTCCGGGTCTTACAgatatggtggtggtgatggcgGCGGCGATGGAGGCAGCGACGGCTACGAGTTTTAGGGTTGAAGCTAGTCTCTTGCATATTCCCACGAGATCTTTTCTCTCACACTGCAACAGCTGAGAGCTTTAGAATTTGTTTGGAGGGGGTTGACAATTTTAATTATGTGTAATAGTGagggaatttttaaaattatgcaggtaagttttataatttgccataaataaaatattttgtgtaagtttttaaaaatttttactaaaaaatctccactaattattaaaaatttgtagtgtaaaaatctaattattaataaaaattatatattaattatttagaagaatataaaataatatttataatttttaaaaattaatgaatacatacattatataaaaaattttaattttttaaaataaaatagaattattttgaaaaaaatatatacacaattttttttactcttaaagtgtttaacattttgaaaaaaaatgttataaaatatgcttatattttgtgataaataattaacttattacaaacaatattaaattttgtgacaaattaactttttgttacaaaacaactggagtttttgaaacaaaagttattttgttacaaaacaattggagtttttgaaacaaaaaaaattgttacaaaatattttgaatttttacaacttattttttttgttacaaaatattacaatattttgtaacaaaacactatatcgttacaaaaactaacataatttataacaaaataaaacaggctgttacaaaatattatcatgttttgtaacaacttgtaatgttgttacaaaatattattcttttgtaacaataaaaaattattattacaaaatattatttttttgtaacaattttaaatttgatacaaattttttgttacaaatttccattttcttgtagcgAGCCAAAGGACAAAGCAGTGGACGAGGTGGGAAACGCGGCAACAGCAGTGGACGAGGTGGGAGATGTGGCAATAGAGAGGAGAATGGATACGACGACAGAGTTACGAAAAGGAACGCCTCAAATAGAAATTACGACACGGTAAGGGTGGtggcacggtgaggtgtgacgatgcggtgagaagggtGGCAAGGGGGTGGTTACAGAGgggttggatggagtatggacaacgttagggatctctgaattgaagaagggttatgcaaataaagattaggagttttCAGTTTCTATATACATGTGTGTgtgagaaatgactaaaaaacatatatgagaaataaactattaaggataattCAGGAAATTCATAAATTTCGGGGAATAGCAGGGACGGGGCGaggatccccgctcgggtccccgcgccTGCTTCGGGGGAATTTTGTCCCTCATCCCCATCCCCGCGGGGAAAATTCCCCACAATCGGATCTCCATTCGGGGTAGTCCCCACAAGGATCCCCACGTCTCGGAGAGTTTTGCCATCCCTACTTCGAAGCCACTTATGAAGCTGGCGATGAAAACAAGGATGGTGATGTGGGAGTCGAAGCAACAGCGGAAAATGTAGTGGTTCTAGGGATGGCAAAACTCCTCGAGACGTGAGAATCCCTGCGGGGACTGCCCCGAATGGAGATCCGATTGTGGGGAATTTTTTCCgcggggatggggatgggggacaaaattcccccgaagcaggcgcggggacccgagcggggatcctcgccccgtccccgctattcctcgaaatttatgaatttcctgaattatccttaatagtttatttctcatatatattttttagtcatttctcacacacacatatatatatagaaactcaaaactcctaatctttatttgcataaccctttttcaattcagagatccctaacgttgtccatactccatccaacccCTCTGTAACCACCCCCTCGCCacccttctcaccgcatcgtcacacctcaccgtgccatcACCCTTACCGTGTCGTAATTTCTATTTGCGGCGTTCCTTTTCGTAACTCTGCCGTCGTATCCATTCTCCTCTCTATTGCCGCGTCTCCCACCTCGTCCACTGCCGTTGCCGCGTTTCCACCTCGTCCACTGCTTTGTCCTTTGGCTcgctacaagaaaatggaacatttataacaaaaaatttgtatcaaatttaaaattgttacaaaaaaataatattttgtaataataattttttattgttacaaattatgttagtttttgtgaCGATATagtattttgttacaaaatattgtaatattttgtaacaaaaaaaaataagttgtaaaaattcaaaatattttgtaacattttttttttgtttcaaaaactccaattgttttgtaacaaaatcactttttgtttcaaaaactccagttgttttgtaacaaaaaatttatttgtcacaaaattcaatattatttgtaacaagttaattatttgtcacaaaatataagcatattttataacattttttttcaaaatgttaaacactttaagagtaaaaaaattgtgtatatatttttttcaaaataattctaatttatttcaaaaatgaaaatttttatataatgtatgtatttattaatttttaaaaattataaatattattttatattcttctaaataattaatatataatttttattaataattagatttttacactacaaattttttaataattagtgGAGATTTTCTAGTGGAAATATTTAAAAACttacacaaaatattttatttgtggcAAATTATAAAACTTCCctgcataattttaaaaataccccaCTATTACACATAATTAAAATTCTCAACCCCCTCCAAACAAATCTTAAAGCTCTCAGCTGTTGCAGTGTGAGAGAAAAGATCTCGTGAAAATGTGCAAGAGGCTAGCTTCAACCCTAAAGCTCGCAGCCGTCGCTGCCTCCATCTCCGCccccatcaccaccaccatatctgtaagacccagaacttttgaaaaatcttattatgatcaagtctcaaatcatatagttatttatagtcttaatttcagaaattatattattaaagataattagagcaagttttgattaattgaatttaaaataaattagaattattatccaattttataattattggattattttctatatttaaattataaagttgataattataaaataataagaattttatatgatttggactaaataattaatatttaaaatattaatattactgctttggaaaatagaaaaattaattatttatttctaatttttggatttgaatattttattgaaagtaatttgttaaattgatgaacaaatagtatttttatacattattattgttggagtaaaatttattcttaattactatattatccccacttttatttgaaattacaaaactacCCCTAGACCTATTTTTACTCAAAACCCTAATCTACCCTCACTCATCTCCCAAACCTAAACGCCTTCAGCAAACTCATCAAGCTTGAAACATTCACACACAACAGCACCGAACTCAAGAAACAGAAAGGGTAGAGAGGAGAGGGATTCACAGGAAGAAGGGGAGGGGAGAGTGAGGACGGCGCCGACGGACGTCACTGCCGCCGCGCCGTCGTGTCGCGCAGAGAAGAGAGAGGTTCAAGTCgaggaaggagaaggaggagaaggcCGTACTGTTGCTGCCGCCGTTCGGTCTGTCCACGAGCTGCTGTCAGAACCGCGCGAGGAGGAAGCCGTCGTGAGGAGAAGCGTCGCGTCGCTGCCGTTGTCCAGGCCATCTTCGTTGTCGCCGATTCCCTTCGTTGCCGCCATCATTGATGAGCCCAGTCACCGCCGATCTGGTCTGAGGGTGAGGGAATGAGAACAGAAGGGAAGACGGGGAGCCACCGCTGCTGCTGGTTGAACCCCCCAGTGCTCCATATCGCCTCTGCCCTCTGGAACCGGCTTCGCCATAGCTGAAAGGCTGGGCTTGGAAGGTGCTTCCATCGTCATATCTTCTCGCAAGCAggtccttttccctttctcttcctctttgccTCCAATTAATTATATTCGTTACTCAATTTCCTTGTTTCTTCAGCAAAATGTTGAAGAGGCTGCAGAGAAACTTAGGGCTAAAGGAATTGAAGTTTTGGCCCTTGTTTGCCATGTCTCCAACGAtcaacagagaaagaatttgattCAAAAAATCGCACAGGGCACCCTTTTCTATTCATTTTTATCGAGTGCATTATCctttattaaaatttgtttaaatgcTGTTGAATATGCTGTTGAACATTACATAAGTGTGGAAATATAGATGTGATTGTGTCAAACACAGCTGCAAATCCTTCTCAATAGTGCCTGTTTTTGGGGTAAATAATTTGATTATGGTGTTAAGATCTGAACTTCTGATTCTAAAGTTAATTGTTTATGGCTTCAGTCGTTGAATTCATTTAATGTTATCATAGTTTCAATTGGTGTAATATGTTGTTGGAAATGACATAAATACCTTTCGAATAGTTA is a window encoding:
- the LOC112783651 gene encoding metacaspase-1; this translates as MASRRARCMQCGRPVVVPMQAYNVYILCSGCQGYPQVQPNYPLLNSTPSFINFAPGFSRPYPLPPSPASAYGNKRAVLFGISYAKQNNRIKGAVNDAHCMKYFLIDKLGFPTDSIRMLTDDPEERNPLRIPTMHNMRMAMRWLVEGCRAGDSLVFYYSGHGSRVVDRNMDEVDGYDEAICPVDYEHEGKIIDDEINATIVRPLPRGAKLHALVDTCFSGTVLDLPFMCRMNRKGYYGWEDHRSRRGAYKGTNGGVAVCISACDDDGSAADTSAFSGMESSGALTYSFIQAMQDEAKLTYGRLLNAMRSTIRDAKEGQFGPNYQDYAAMESRLQYAHEPQISSSEKFDIYSKPILM